In Haliscomenobacter hydrossis DSM 1100, the DNA window AATCAAAACCGACGTAAGCTGCAGCCAACAAAAAGCCCAGAAAGACCAGAAAGTAATGCACCAGGTGCCCAATTGCCATGGGGACTCCATATTCAAATTTGAAACGCTCCAAAATTTCATCTTCCAAAAGGTATTTCAGAAGCCTGCCGATCAACCAGGCACCAACGATGATACCCGTAAAGCCCAATACCCCACCAACGGTAAGGCGAATGGCACCAAAACTGTACCCGGTGTTCCAGAACTGGCCAAAAGCGTATTCCAGCGGCCCTAAAAGCCGGAGTGCATTGAGGGCAAATCCAATCCAGACCAAAACCCCGGCAATGCGCAACAACTTACTTGAACTACTCAGAAAAATCCCCCGATCTTGGGCAGCAGTACTGCCTTCCTCCAGTGGGCGCAGGTTGAGCACAAAGCGCAAAAGCCCTTCAATGACCATGGAGGCACTAAAAATGATCAGTCCGGTGAGGATGGTTTTTTCCAGCGACAAGTTAAATACCTCCGCCAGGGTATCGTATCCGGCGATATTGCCTAGGGCTGCCATGCTGGCCACCACCAAAAAAATCGGCGCCGCAAACTGCATGATGCGGGCAAACACAGCGCTGGTCAGCGGCTCGCGGAACCATTGGCGGTCGCGGAAACCCACTGAAAATACAAACAAACCCAGCAGGATACTCTCGATCAGGATGAACCAGCGGAAGATGACCTGATTGGCAATGGCCGACTTGAGCATCAGGTGCGCAAAAAACAGCGCGCCGACCAGATAAATGCTCCAGCGGATATTCGGAATGACAAAACGCGGCACGATGACCACAAAAGGCACCACCAAAGCCATTACGATCAGCTCGCTGAATACCGAAGGCCGATTGGGATACAATAAAGGTGTCATCAGGAGCGTGATCAAAAAGGCGGTGGTGAGGGGTTTGGAAAAAACAATCTCCGTCGCCAGATTGAATTCGTTCTGCTTGTTGTATTTGCGGTCTTTTTTGAAAAAGGAATTGCCGAGCATAAAAAATAACCCAATGCCCAAAAACAACATCAGGTGCAGGAACATCCGATCGCGGTTGTTGCGCAAAAATTCGTTGAATTCCTTTTTAAAATAATCCAGGGCAACCTGGCGGTAACTTTGTTCGGCACTGGATTGGGTACTGACCGGCAACTCCAACAGGGTTTGGCGGCGGTTGCTGAGCATGCTTTGTAATTCCAGCTTCTCCAGCCCTTCCATATTGGCCAGGTGGTATTGGTGCAGTAGTTTTTGATCGAGCACACTGCTTTGCAGGCTCAACAACTCATTGGAGCGCCGCAGTAGCGCTGAGTCGGCTTTATACAGTTCCAATTGCAGGGAATCCACCCGTTGACGCACTTCGATGGGGATGTCTTTGGAAAAAGAAAGCTCGGTCAAATCCCAGATGGTTTTCTTTTTGCTGAGTTCATCGCGCAGGTTCTGCAATTGGGTCGAATACCTTTGCAGGCGGTTTTCGTCGGACTGCGACTGGCGCCAATACCTGCGCCAACGCGCGGCCAAACTTCCGCTGATGCGGCTCGACACTTGTTGTTCCCACACGTAATTGGAGGTTTTTTGCAGGCTATCGGCGGCCCGACGCAGGGAGTCGACGGATGCTTGCACCTCGCTCAAGACCGCACTGCGCAACAGTGCGGGCCGCAATTGGTTGCGCAGAAACAATTCGGAATTGCCCAGCTCTTCGGCCAGTTCCGGAATGGGAATGGGGTTGTTTTGCCTGGTCGTATCACCTGGTGCTTCGGTAGATTGGGCGAATAAAGGCAGGGTAAAGAGGGTCAGTAGCAATGCAATGGAATAGCCTCGCGTTGAGTTGCACATATTTGCAGCGAATTATGGGCGGAAAGGTAGCGAAAAAATGGGAAAGATTCAAATGAGGAGTGAATCGAATGAGGAGGGAGGAATACCCGGTCATTGAGCGAAGCCGAAGTGTGGGGAATTCCTCCCTCCTCATTCGATTCATTCCTCACTATTCCATGATAGCTATAAAATTTACCTAGTTTTTATCACTTTAACCGTTTGCATCATGTAACCATCGGGAGCTACGCACTGCAAGAAATACATACCTGGTGCCAGCGAAGCGGTAGAAAGTTTAGTGCTATTGAACCCGTTATTAACCTGTTGCGAAATTTGTTTGACAACTGATCCCAAATTATCGACTATCCGTAAATTCCAGGTTTCGCTGTTTTGAGCGTGAAATTGTAGGGTAAGTTCATCTTGAAATGGGTTGGGGAATGCGAAGATGGCTACTGAGCGCTGCAGTTGTTTGGCCACATTTCTTTCAATTTTGGATGGAACCAGCAATGTTTCAGCAACTATGTTGGTATCCGGGAAGGGCAGATTTGCACCAAGGGTATCCGTTACTGCGGAAATGTACACCCGGCCATCAAATGCGGTTGTATTGATAAAATCCATTACACCAATGCTGCGGGTTTTGGTTGCTCCTTTCATCTCTCCGCCAAAAAACAGCACATTTTCGGAAAGCATCATTTGCGATACCGTTTCCCCATCAGGCGTGCCAAAGGTATCAATCTGGATGATTGCCCCATTGGAATCATACTTTAGGATGGCGATATCTTCCTGGCCTTTGCTGAACAATTTATGGCCTTCAAACTGGAGGCTATCCCGGTAGGTTAAACCCAGGAACAAACCTTTGCGTGAGCCATTTGAAAACGCCGTTTTGTGCACATCCAAAGCTGCGGTTGGCACTTTTTTAGTCCATTTTATCACCCCTTGGGCAGACAAACTCACTACAGATAAATGATTCCCCGCGCTGCTGGAAAGACTAGCGCCAAGCTGCCATACTGAGTCGACCCCTTGCACCAATAGCCCAATTTGACTCGTATCTGCATCATAAGCGATGCCTTTTACGGTCATCGGAGTATTTCCGCCGATTTCTTGGATCACTTTGGTACTGAGTTCGCTCAATTGTGCCACAAAAACGCCTTGAGAATGTGCCAAAGCATGAGATTGCCCATTGATGGTCAAAACGCCCTCCGCATAACCACTTGCAACGATGACTTTGCCACTTCTGTTTTCAGAGAATTGAATGCCTTGAGTCGTGTCGATCTTTTCGATCAGTTGGAAAGCCATGGGTTGGCCAGTACGGGATATTTTTAGGTAAAATGCGGAAAGGTTTTCGGTTTGAACCAATGAGGTAGAATCCAATTTGAGGTTACCTTTGACCAACCCTGTTATAATGATATTCGTATCTTGAGCGAAAAATGAATTAGCCTGGATAAATTGGTCTGACTCTATACCACCTATGTATTGAACCAGGGTATCTGTGTACTCAAATACGAATTTTTTATTTTTTTCAAACTCTTCCATGCGGCTATTCATACCGCTATCCCAGTTTGCAGCTTGAGCAGTGATCTTATTGGTTTTTCGCTTATTAAACACTTGATTGCTAAACACATAATCTATGTATTGATTGCCCCGATTGCTCAAGATCAAACCTTTTGGAATTCTGCGATTTTGGTAGGTGAGCTCTCCAAAGCCCTGGAGTATTTCCTGTGCTGAACTGTCCCTGATGATTACTTGTGATCTTTCATCTTCAACTGGTTCTTCAGTCAGCAAGCTGCTTTCAGTAGATTCATCGTAATTAAGATCTGTTGATTCATCCAAAGTAGTTAGCGTTAATTC includes these proteins:
- a CDS encoding mechanosensitive ion channel family protein, with protein sequence MCNSTRGYSIALLLTLFTLPLFAQSTEAPGDTTRQNNPIPIPELAEELGNSELFLRNQLRPALLRSAVLSEVQASVDSLRRAADSLQKTSNYVWEQQVSSRISGSLAARWRRYWRQSQSDENRLQRYSTQLQNLRDELSKKKTIWDLTELSFSKDIPIEVRQRVDSLQLELYKADSALLRRSNELLSLQSSVLDQKLLHQYHLANMEGLEKLELQSMLSNRRQTLLELPVSTQSSAEQSYRQVALDYFKKEFNEFLRNNRDRMFLHLMLFLGIGLFFMLGNSFFKKDRKYNKQNEFNLATEIVFSKPLTTAFLITLLMTPLLYPNRPSVFSELIVMALVVPFVVIVPRFVIPNIRWSIYLVGALFFAHLMLKSAIANQVIFRWFILIESILLGLFVFSVGFRDRQWFREPLTSAVFARIMQFAAPIFLVVASMAALGNIAGYDTLAEVFNLSLEKTILTGLIIFSASMVIEGLLRFVLNLRPLEEGSTAAQDRGIFLSSSSKLLRIAGVLVWIGFALNALRLLGPLEYAFGQFWNTGYSFGAIRLTVGGVLGFTGIIVGAWLIGRLLKYLLEDEILERFKFEYGVPMAIGHLVHYFLVFLGFLLAAAYVGFDLQKLSLVIGALAIGLGFGLQNFAANILAGLILIFERPFRVGDIVIVNGEEGEILEIKLRSCTIRKIDGGILVVPNTDLVNKQVTSHSWSAGPRMHELPIRTNANSDPKRVMEMAKACSIREEAILTQPEPVVTFEGIEASGQQLFRIQFWTNQPGGQAKNSLSSRIYSTLKNEGLL